The genomic interval TGCAAAGCTTAATTACCTGTGTGGCTTTGACGGACCGATGACCTTTATTAAGTGTCATTTAGATTTGGATTACATGGATTGTGGTGGCTATGGCGATAAGACAACCGGTTGTGAGCGTTCTTGGTCACGTGGACCATGGTAAGACAAAGCTTTTGGACAGGATCAGGGGAACTTCGGTGCAGGCCCGCGAGGCAGGCGCCATAACGCAGCACATCGGTGCTACCGAGGTCCCCATAGAGCACATCTACAAGGTGTGCAACCAGCTCATCGGGAACAAGAAGTTCGGCGTTCCCGGATTGTTGTTCATAGACACCCCCGGACATCATTCTTTCATAACGCTCCGCGCAAGGGGAGGTTCCCTCGCGGACATCGCCGTCCTGGTCATAGACATCAGAGAAGGCATAATGCCCCAGACCATCGAATCCATCAGGATCCTGAGGCAGTACAAGACCCCGTTCGTCATAGCCCTGAACAAGGTCGACACCATCGAGGGATGGATCTCCGAGGAGGGAAGGCCCTTCATACTGTCGGAGAAACAGCAGCAGGCCCACACAATCGAGGTGTTCAACGACAAGCTGTACACAGTCATCGCCCAGCTCTCCGAGCAGGGCATCTACGCGGACAGGTACGACAGGATTGATGACTTCACAAAGAACGTCGCATTGGTCCCCATCTCCGCCAAGGAGGGAGAGGGAGTGCCTGACCTGTTACTGGTCCTCATCGGATTGGCCCAGCGCTTCCTTGAATCCCAATTGGAGAAGGGAGAGGGCCCCGGAAAGGGAACAATCCTGGAGATCAAGGAGGAGAAGGGACTCGGAAAGACACTCGATATGATCCTCTACTCCGGTACAATCAAGAAGGGAGACATGGTCGCTCTGGGAACCAGAGGGGCACCAGTCGTGACAAAAGTGAAAGCGATCCTCAAGCCCAAACCGCTGGACGAGATCCGCGACCCCAGGGACAGGTTCGATTCCGTTCCCGTTCTCCATGCTGCGGCGGGAGTCAAGATCTCCTGCCAGAACGTGGAAGGTGTCATCGCAGGCGCCCCCATGCTCGTTGTGAAGAACGAGAAGGATCCCGCGATCAAGACGCTCCAGGAGGAGTCCACGGTCAAGATCGAGACGACCGAGAACGGTATCTCCATCAAAGCGGATGCGGTAGGTTCGTTGGAGGCCCTCGCATTCGAAGCAAAAGCTAACAACATCCCAATCAGGAAGTACGGCGTGGGAGAGATCACACGCAGGGACATAGTTGAAGCAGCTTATGGAGACAAGAAGAACTGCGTCCTTCTCGGTTTCAATTCAACATTATCAAAGGATGCGGAGGCGGAGCTTGCGCTGCACCCTGAACTCAAGGTTCTGACCAATCAAATCGTCTACAAGCTCATCGAGGATTACATCGAATGGGTCGACGAGACCAAGCGGCAGGCAGAGGGCGACAAGAGAGCGGAGTTCTCGTTCCCTGCCAAGTTCAAGATCCTGCCCAACTGCATATTCCGTGCAAATAAACCGGCAATCGTCGGTGTGAGGGTCCTCGCAGGAAGGATCAGGCCCGGAGAGAACCTCATCGGTCCCGACGGCCGTGACTGCGGTAAGATCAGGTCCATTCACACAGGGGAGGAGACACTCAAAGAGGCCAAGCAGGGCGAGGAGGTCGCAGTCGGTATCGACGGAGTCACCGCCGGCAGGCAGATCAACGAGGAGGATGTGATCTACGTCGACCTCATCGGTTCCGCCATCAAGCCGCTGAAGGAAATGGACCTCACCGAGGACGAGAAGATGACCCTCGAGGAGACCATCGCCATCAAGAGGAAGGACGAGCCCTTCTGGGGAATGTGATTCCTTTCGGCGACGGATATAAAGTAAGTCCGTACAGTCAATTTTGATGAACTTGTTGGATGTACTAGCTGTACACTTTAACATTGTTTAATTAATAATCTGGCTATACACAATTAGTCAATTTTATCCATACAATTAAT from Thermoplasmata archaeon carries:
- the infB gene encoding translation initiation factor IF-2, yielding MAIRQPVVSVLGHVDHGKTKLLDRIRGTSVQAREAGAITQHIGATEVPIEHIYKVCNQLIGNKKFGVPGLLFIDTPGHHSFITLRARGGSLADIAVLVIDIREGIMPQTIESIRILRQYKTPFVIALNKVDTIEGWISEEGRPFILSEKQQQAHTIEVFNDKLYTVIAQLSEQGIYADRYDRIDDFTKNVALVPISAKEGEGVPDLLLVLIGLAQRFLESQLEKGEGPGKGTILEIKEEKGLGKTLDMILYSGTIKKGDMVALGTRGAPVVTKVKAILKPKPLDEIRDPRDRFDSVPVLHAAAGVKISCQNVEGVIAGAPMLVVKNEKDPAIKTLQEESTVKIETTENGISIKADAVGSLEALAFEAKANNIPIRKYGVGEITRRDIVEAAYGDKKNCVLLGFNSTLSKDAEAELALHPELKVLTNQIVYKLIEDYIEWVDETKRQAEGDKRAEFSFPAKFKILPNCIFRANKPAIVGVRVLAGRIRPGENLIGPDGRDCGKIRSIHTGEETLKEAKQGEEVAVGIDGVTAGRQINEEDVIYVDLIGSAIKPLKEMDLTEDEKMTLEETIAIKRKDEPFWGM